The proteins below come from a single Mya arenaria isolate MELC-2E11 chromosome 6, ASM2691426v1 genomic window:
- the LOC128237465 gene encoding macoilin-like isoform X1 produces MKRPRNADCAKLRRPLKRSKITEGFYGSTFLYMKFLMVWALVLMADFILEFRFEYLWPFWLLMRSVYDSFKFQGLAFSVFFVSIAITSDVVCYLFIPVQWLFFAASTYVWVQYVWHTERGICLPTVSLWLLFVYIEASIRLRELKNLPFNLDLCRPFAAHCIGYPVVTLGFGFKTYVSYKLRLRKQKDVQKDNEFYIKLIQQALPPELQNVEKQKALPAKSEEEGISVLPIDEKSSTSSADKTAANTVTQSTSSKSTSKDEKDSKKSKSSHDTEIDDDLQYIEQSPPKKSADINSFDESAESFTTEQHTKNFKQNGISTKVSGSKLNSCKENSSKKGKNYNKPDLSSSAFANNKDESAYFQKLENDVKRLKTDLQLSRNNEAELKSQINEFILSGKNTRSELYQLQQDNENLQNKLHNLVTSRQKDKETISSLERKVNEEKKSKGSIEQQLNAERKAKKAEDAAAARAVALVTARGECCTDVCLSRRRDTENDLQQLKWDIQNKDDKIRQLEKEVQVRFWALGQLKEQQTDTEVLMSALTAMQDKTVHLENSLSAETRLKLDLFSALGEAKRQMEILQNMIQKRDQEIVDLKSKMSEVMALMPPNAGVDGISLPSSGNSSPSPLYSTSSSSQQSHHQQQENGIIKKSKLNPHASDYTPKLM; encoded by the exons ATGAAGAGACCTAGAAATGCAGATTGTGCAAAGTTACGCCGGCCTCTGAAAAGAAGCAAAATCACCGAAGGATTTTATGGAAG TACGTTTCTGTACATGAAATTCCTGATGGTGTGGGCACTCGTTCTGATGGCGGATTTCATCCTGGAGTTTCGGTTCGAGTACCTGTGGCCCTTCTGGCTCCTCATGAGGAGCGTGTACGACTCTTTCAAGTTTCAAGGACTG gcTTTCTCCGTATTTTTTGTAAGCATCGCCATAACGTCGGACGTCGTGTGTTACCTGTTTATACCAGTCCAGTGGCTGTTTTTTGCTGCCAGCACATACGTTTGGGTTCAATATGTCTGGCATACAG AGAGAGGAATCTGTCTCCCCACAGTGTCGCTATGGTTACTGTTTGTTTACATAGAAGCCTCAATACGCCTCAGAGAGCTGAAAAACTTGCCATTTAACCTTGATTTATGTAGACCTTTTGCAGCTCATTG TATTGGATATCCAGTTGTCACTTTAGGATTTGGATTTAAGACATACGTTTCTTACAAGTTAAGATTG cGAAAGCAGAAAGATGTACAGAAAGacaatgaattttatattaaacttatTCAACAAGCACTGCCACCAGAATTACAAAATGTAGAAAAACAGAAAG CTTTACCAGCCAAATCGGAGGAGGAGGGAATCTCAGTGTTACCAATCGATGAAAAATCGTCCACATCATCAGCCGATAAAACAGCAGCTAACACAGTAACACAGTCCACATCTAGTAAATCTACTAGCAAAGACGAAAAAGATAGTAAAAAATCAAAGTCGTCACACGATACAGAAATTGACGACGATTTACAATATATTGAGCAAAGTCCACCAAAGAAATCTGCGGACATTAACAGTTTTGACGAAAGTGCTGAAAGTTTTaccacagaacaacatacaaaAAATTTCAAACAGAATGGTATTAGCACGAAAGTGTCCGGGTCAAAATTGAACAGTTGTAAGGAAAACAGTTCGAAGAAGGGGAAGAATTATAATAAACCAGATTTATCGTCATCAGCATTTGCAAATAATAAAGATGAatctgcatattttcaaaa ATTAGAAAACGATGTAAAACGCCTCAAAACAGACCTACAATTAAGTCGGAACAACGAGGCAGAGCTAAAATCCCAGATCAACGAGTTTATACTCAGCGGGAAAAACACACGGTCAGAGTTGTACCAGCTGCAACAGGATAATGAAAACTTACAAAATAA ATTACACAACCTGGTCACTAGTCGACAGAAGGACAAAGAGACCATATCCTCTCTGGAGCGTAAAGTGAACGAGGAAAAGAAGTCGAAAGGCTCCATAGAGCAACAGTTGAACGCTGAGAGGAAGGCGAAAAAAGCTGAAGATGCGGCTGCCGCGCGGGCTGTAGCTTTAGTCACTGCCAG GGGTGAATGTTGTACTGATGTGTGTTTGTCACGTCGACGTGACACGGAGAATGACCTCCAGCAGCTTAAGTGGGACATACAGAACAAAGATGATAAGATTCGACAGCTCGAGAAAGAAGTGCAGGTAAGATTTTGG GCTCTTGGCCAGCTTAAAGAGCAACAGACAGACACAGAGGTTTTAATGTCGGCCCTGACCGCCATGCAGGATAAGACAGTCCATCTTGAAAACAGTCTCAGCGCAGAGACGAGACTTAAACTGGACCTGTTTTCTGCACTGGGAGAGGCCAAACGACAGATGGAGATTCTCCAAA ATATGATTCAGAAGCGAGACCAGGAGATTGTTGATCTCAAGTCCAAGATGTCAGAGGTTATGGCCCTCATGCCACCAAATGCCGGTGTGGACGGAATCAGCCTGCCAAGCTCTGGAAACTCCTCCCCCTCACCCCTATATTCTACATCCTCCTCCTCACAGCAG AGCCACCACCAACAGCAGGAGAATGGAATCATTAAGAAGTCCAAGCTGAACCCTCATGCGTCAGACTACACACCAAAATTGATGTAA
- the LOC128237465 gene encoding macoilin-like isoform X2 → MKRPRNADCAKLRRPLKRSKITEGFYGSTFLYMKFLMVWALVLMADFILEFRFEYLWPFWLLMRSVYDSFKFQGLAFSVFFVSIAITSDVVCYLFIPVQWLFFAASTYVWVQYVWHTERGICLPTVSLWLLFVYIEASIRLRELKNLPFNLDLCRPFAAHCIGYPVVTLGFGFKTYVSYKLRLRKQKDVQKDNEFYIKLIQQALPPELQNVEKQKALPAKSEEEGISVLPIDEKSSTSSADKTAANTVTQSTSSKSTSKDEKDSKKSKSSHDTEIDDDLQYIEQSPPKKSADINSFDESAESFTTEQHTKNFKQNGISTKVSGSKLNSCKENSSKKGKNYNKPDLSSSAFANNKDESAYFQKLENDVKRLKTDLQLSRNNEAELKSQINEFILSGKNTRSELYQLQQDNENLQNKLHNLVTSRQKDKETISSLERKVNEEKKSKGSIEQQLNAERKAKKAEDAAAARAVALVTARGECCTDVCLSRRRDTENDLQQLKWDIQNKDDKIRQLEKEVQALGQLKEQQTDTEVLMSALTAMQDKTVHLENSLSAETRLKLDLFSALGEAKRQMEILQNMIQKRDQEIVDLKSKMSEVMALMPPNAGVDGISLPSSGNSSPSPLYSTSSSSQQSHHQQQENGIIKKSKLNPHASDYTPKLM, encoded by the exons ATGAAGAGACCTAGAAATGCAGATTGTGCAAAGTTACGCCGGCCTCTGAAAAGAAGCAAAATCACCGAAGGATTTTATGGAAG TACGTTTCTGTACATGAAATTCCTGATGGTGTGGGCACTCGTTCTGATGGCGGATTTCATCCTGGAGTTTCGGTTCGAGTACCTGTGGCCCTTCTGGCTCCTCATGAGGAGCGTGTACGACTCTTTCAAGTTTCAAGGACTG gcTTTCTCCGTATTTTTTGTAAGCATCGCCATAACGTCGGACGTCGTGTGTTACCTGTTTATACCAGTCCAGTGGCTGTTTTTTGCTGCCAGCACATACGTTTGGGTTCAATATGTCTGGCATACAG AGAGAGGAATCTGTCTCCCCACAGTGTCGCTATGGTTACTGTTTGTTTACATAGAAGCCTCAATACGCCTCAGAGAGCTGAAAAACTTGCCATTTAACCTTGATTTATGTAGACCTTTTGCAGCTCATTG TATTGGATATCCAGTTGTCACTTTAGGATTTGGATTTAAGACATACGTTTCTTACAAGTTAAGATTG cGAAAGCAGAAAGATGTACAGAAAGacaatgaattttatattaaacttatTCAACAAGCACTGCCACCAGAATTACAAAATGTAGAAAAACAGAAAG CTTTACCAGCCAAATCGGAGGAGGAGGGAATCTCAGTGTTACCAATCGATGAAAAATCGTCCACATCATCAGCCGATAAAACAGCAGCTAACACAGTAACACAGTCCACATCTAGTAAATCTACTAGCAAAGACGAAAAAGATAGTAAAAAATCAAAGTCGTCACACGATACAGAAATTGACGACGATTTACAATATATTGAGCAAAGTCCACCAAAGAAATCTGCGGACATTAACAGTTTTGACGAAAGTGCTGAAAGTTTTaccacagaacaacatacaaaAAATTTCAAACAGAATGGTATTAGCACGAAAGTGTCCGGGTCAAAATTGAACAGTTGTAAGGAAAACAGTTCGAAGAAGGGGAAGAATTATAATAAACCAGATTTATCGTCATCAGCATTTGCAAATAATAAAGATGAatctgcatattttcaaaa ATTAGAAAACGATGTAAAACGCCTCAAAACAGACCTACAATTAAGTCGGAACAACGAGGCAGAGCTAAAATCCCAGATCAACGAGTTTATACTCAGCGGGAAAAACACACGGTCAGAGTTGTACCAGCTGCAACAGGATAATGAAAACTTACAAAATAA ATTACACAACCTGGTCACTAGTCGACAGAAGGACAAAGAGACCATATCCTCTCTGGAGCGTAAAGTGAACGAGGAAAAGAAGTCGAAAGGCTCCATAGAGCAACAGTTGAACGCTGAGAGGAAGGCGAAAAAAGCTGAAGATGCGGCTGCCGCGCGGGCTGTAGCTTTAGTCACTGCCAG GGGTGAATGTTGTACTGATGTGTGTTTGTCACGTCGACGTGACACGGAGAATGACCTCCAGCAGCTTAAGTGGGACATACAGAACAAAGATGATAAGATTCGACAGCTCGAGAAAGAAGTGCAG GCTCTTGGCCAGCTTAAAGAGCAACAGACAGACACAGAGGTTTTAATGTCGGCCCTGACCGCCATGCAGGATAAGACAGTCCATCTTGAAAACAGTCTCAGCGCAGAGACGAGACTTAAACTGGACCTGTTTTCTGCACTGGGAGAGGCCAAACGACAGATGGAGATTCTCCAAA ATATGATTCAGAAGCGAGACCAGGAGATTGTTGATCTCAAGTCCAAGATGTCAGAGGTTATGGCCCTCATGCCACCAAATGCCGGTGTGGACGGAATCAGCCTGCCAAGCTCTGGAAACTCCTCCCCCTCACCCCTATATTCTACATCCTCCTCCTCACAGCAG AGCCACCACCAACAGCAGGAGAATGGAATCATTAAGAAGTCCAAGCTGAACCCTCATGCGTCAGACTACACACCAAAATTGATGTAA
- the LOC128237465 gene encoding macoilin-like isoform X3: MKRPRNADCAKLRRPLKRSKITEGFYGSTFLYMKFLMVWALVLMADFILEFRFEYLWPFWLLMRSVYDSFKFQGLAFSVFFVSIAITSDVVCYLFIPVQWLFFAASTYVWVQYVWHTERGICLPTVSLWLLFVYIEASIRLRELKNLPFNLDLCRPFAAHCIGYPVVTLGFGFKTYVSYKLRLRKQKDVQKDNEFYIKLIQQALPPELQNVEKQKALPAKSEEEGISVLPIDEKSSTSSADKTAANTVTQSTSSKSTSKDEKDSKKSKSSHDTEIDDDLQYIEQSPPKKSADINSFDESAESFTTEQHTKNFKQNGISTKVSGSKLNSCKENSSKKGKNYNKPDLSSSAFANNKDESAYFQKLENDVKRLKTDLQLSRNNEAELKSQINEFILSGKNTRSELYQLQQDNENLQNKLHNLVTSRQKDKETISSLERKVNEEKKSKGSIEQQLNAERKAKKAEDAAAARAVALVTARGECCTDVCLSRRRDTENDLQQLKWDIQNKDDKIRQLEKEVQVRFWALGQLKEQQTDTEVLMSALTAMQDKTVHLENSLSAETRLKLDLFSALGEAKRQMEILQNMIQKRDQEIVDLKSKMSEVMALMPPNAGVDGISLPSSGNSSPSPLYSTSSSSQQLPRRSMAN; the protein is encoded by the exons ATGAAGAGACCTAGAAATGCAGATTGTGCAAAGTTACGCCGGCCTCTGAAAAGAAGCAAAATCACCGAAGGATTTTATGGAAG TACGTTTCTGTACATGAAATTCCTGATGGTGTGGGCACTCGTTCTGATGGCGGATTTCATCCTGGAGTTTCGGTTCGAGTACCTGTGGCCCTTCTGGCTCCTCATGAGGAGCGTGTACGACTCTTTCAAGTTTCAAGGACTG gcTTTCTCCGTATTTTTTGTAAGCATCGCCATAACGTCGGACGTCGTGTGTTACCTGTTTATACCAGTCCAGTGGCTGTTTTTTGCTGCCAGCACATACGTTTGGGTTCAATATGTCTGGCATACAG AGAGAGGAATCTGTCTCCCCACAGTGTCGCTATGGTTACTGTTTGTTTACATAGAAGCCTCAATACGCCTCAGAGAGCTGAAAAACTTGCCATTTAACCTTGATTTATGTAGACCTTTTGCAGCTCATTG TATTGGATATCCAGTTGTCACTTTAGGATTTGGATTTAAGACATACGTTTCTTACAAGTTAAGATTG cGAAAGCAGAAAGATGTACAGAAAGacaatgaattttatattaaacttatTCAACAAGCACTGCCACCAGAATTACAAAATGTAGAAAAACAGAAAG CTTTACCAGCCAAATCGGAGGAGGAGGGAATCTCAGTGTTACCAATCGATGAAAAATCGTCCACATCATCAGCCGATAAAACAGCAGCTAACACAGTAACACAGTCCACATCTAGTAAATCTACTAGCAAAGACGAAAAAGATAGTAAAAAATCAAAGTCGTCACACGATACAGAAATTGACGACGATTTACAATATATTGAGCAAAGTCCACCAAAGAAATCTGCGGACATTAACAGTTTTGACGAAAGTGCTGAAAGTTTTaccacagaacaacatacaaaAAATTTCAAACAGAATGGTATTAGCACGAAAGTGTCCGGGTCAAAATTGAACAGTTGTAAGGAAAACAGTTCGAAGAAGGGGAAGAATTATAATAAACCAGATTTATCGTCATCAGCATTTGCAAATAATAAAGATGAatctgcatattttcaaaa ATTAGAAAACGATGTAAAACGCCTCAAAACAGACCTACAATTAAGTCGGAACAACGAGGCAGAGCTAAAATCCCAGATCAACGAGTTTATACTCAGCGGGAAAAACACACGGTCAGAGTTGTACCAGCTGCAACAGGATAATGAAAACTTACAAAATAA ATTACACAACCTGGTCACTAGTCGACAGAAGGACAAAGAGACCATATCCTCTCTGGAGCGTAAAGTGAACGAGGAAAAGAAGTCGAAAGGCTCCATAGAGCAACAGTTGAACGCTGAGAGGAAGGCGAAAAAAGCTGAAGATGCGGCTGCCGCGCGGGCTGTAGCTTTAGTCACTGCCAG GGGTGAATGTTGTACTGATGTGTGTTTGTCACGTCGACGTGACACGGAGAATGACCTCCAGCAGCTTAAGTGGGACATACAGAACAAAGATGATAAGATTCGACAGCTCGAGAAAGAAGTGCAGGTAAGATTTTGG GCTCTTGGCCAGCTTAAAGAGCAACAGACAGACACAGAGGTTTTAATGTCGGCCCTGACCGCCATGCAGGATAAGACAGTCCATCTTGAAAACAGTCTCAGCGCAGAGACGAGACTTAAACTGGACCTGTTTTCTGCACTGGGAGAGGCCAAACGACAGATGGAGATTCTCCAAA ATATGATTCAGAAGCGAGACCAGGAGATTGTTGATCTCAAGTCCAAGATGTCAGAGGTTATGGCCCTCATGCCACCAAATGCCGGTGTGGACGGAATCAGCCTGCCAAGCTCTGGAAACTCCTCCCCCTCACCCCTATATTCTACATCCTCCTCCTCACAGCAG CTTCCTAGAAGGAGCATGGCTAACTGA